Genomic DNA from Sphingobium sp. V4:
ATGGATCAGCAGCCGATGGCGATGCCGCCCGCGCAGCACGGACAGCGGCGCCGGGGCGGGGCCGTAGACGCGCATCCCGTCGATCAGCGGCGCCGACTTGCCGATCAGCCGCGCGGTCTGCGCCGCCTCGTCGGCATCCTCGCTCGATATGATGATCGCGGCGAAGCGGCCGAAGGGCGGGGCATTGGCGCGCCGCCGGTTTTCCGTTTCCACGGCATAGAAGCGTTCGGTGTCGCCCTCGATCAGAGACTGGATCACCTCGCTGCCGGGCATCCGGGTCTGGATGAAGACCTTGCCGGGTTTTTCTCCGCGACCTGCGCGTCCCGCTACCTGCACGATCTGCTGGAAGGTCCGCTCCGCCGCGCGCAGGTCGCCGCCTTCCAGCCCCAGATCGGCGTCGATCACGCCGACCAGAGTGAGGTTCGGGAAATGATAGCCCTTGGTCACGAGCTGGGTGCCGACGATGATGTCGACGTCGCCGCCCTCCACCGACTTCACGAAATCGGCGGCGCGGGCGGGGGAACTCAGCGTATCGGACGTGGCGATGGCGGTCCGCGCCTGCGGCCATAGCGCCTTCACCTCGTCGGCGATACGCTCGACGCCGGGGCCGCAGGCTACCAGGCTATCTTCCTCCTTGCATTCCGGGCAGCGACGCGGCGCGGGGATGACATGGCCGCAATGATGGCAGGCGAGCCGATGGGTCAGCCGATGCTCGACCATCCAGGCGGTGCAGTTGGGGCATTGGAAGCGATAGCCGCAATGGCGGCACAAGGTCAGCGGCGCATAGCCGCGCCGGTTGAGGAAGAGCAGGCTCTGCTCCCCCTTTTCCATGGTTTCGTCGATTGCCTTGACCAGCGGCGGCGCGATCCAGCGGCCGCGTTCGGGCGGGTCGGTCAGCAGGTTTACGCCCTCGATCTGCGGCATCTCCGCCCCGCCATAGCGCGAGGGCAGCTTGATTTCGGCATAGCGGCCCAGCTCGACCTGATGCCGCGTCTCGATCGCGGGGGTGGCAGACGCCAGGATGACCGGGAACTTCTCGATCAGGCCGCGCATCACCGCCACGTCGCGGGCATGATAGTGAACACCATCCTCCTGCTTGAAGCTGGCCTCATGCGCTTCGTCCACGACGATCAGGCCCAGGTTCGGATAGGGCAGGAACAGCGCCGACCGCGCGCCGACGACGACCTGTGCCTGACCCGAAGCGATGGCGCGCCACGCCCGTCGCCGTTCGCTCTGGCGCAGGCCGCTGTGCCAGTTGACCGGCACCGTCCCGAACCGCTTTTCGAACCGCTCCAGAAACGGCTCGGTCAGCGCGATTTCGGGCAGCAGCACCAGCGTCTGCCGGTCGGCCCGGATGGCGGCCGCGATCGCCTCGAAATAGACCTCCGTCTTGCCCGATCCGGTCACGCCGTCGAGCAGGAAGGGCGCGAAGTCATGGGCCCGCACCGCATCGGCCATGGTCGTCGCGGCCGCCCGCTGCGCGTCCGACAGGGCGGGCGGCGCATGGTCGGGATCGGGCATCGGGAAGGGCGTGTCGACGCTGACCTCCACCGGCTCGAATATGTCCTGCTTGATGAGGCCGCGGATCACCGCGTCGCTGACCCCGCCGATCATCGCCAGCTCGCGGATCAGCCCCTGCCGCTCGCCGATCCGGTCCAGCGCCTGCGCGCGCTGCTCGGTCATGCGGTCGGGCACCGCGCCGGTCGCGCGATATTCGATCACCGTCCGCGCACCCTCCAGCGCGGCCATCGACGACAGCGCCATGCGCAGCACCGCCGCCGGAGGGCTGAGATAATAGTCGGCCGTCCATTCGATCAGCCGGCGCAGCGGCTCGGGCAGCGGCGGGGCGTCGACCAGCTCGATCAGGTTGCGCAGCCGGTTGTCGCCCACCGTCTCGACATCGGGGAAGCTCGCTTCCTCCCACACCACGCCGACCAGCTGGCGCGGTCCCAGCGGCGCGACCACGATGCTGCCGGGCTGCACGGTCATTCCGTGGGGCACGCGATAGTCGAGCGGGCCCAGGGCGGCGTTCAGGATCAGGACACGGGCGCGCGAAGACATGGCTTCCGTCCTTAAAGCGCTGGCCGCGCTGTGCAATGCCCTCCGCTCAGAGCCGCCAGCTCAAAGTCAGCCAGGGGATATGCGACACGGCGTCCGGCCGCCCGTCGCGGAAATTCTGCTGCCGCATGTAGAGAAGCTGCGCATCGATGGCCCTGGCGATCGGATGGCGCACGCCGATCTGGTGGCGCATGGTCGCCAGCCCCGTCCTGTCGCTGGCGCGCGCGCGGTTGAGGTGGAAGAAGATTTCGGCGGCGGCAATCACGGTCCAACGCTTCGCCCGGTCGACCGGCACTGCGGCCTGCACCCGCTGGCGCAAGCGCCAGCTTGCCTCATCGGCATTGTCGAAGAAGCGCTGCTCCATCCGCGTGCGGCTCGTCCAGATCCCCTTGGTCAGCGTCAGCTGCTGGAACAGGCGTAGTTCCTGGTCGACCTCGCTCTTGAGATAGGCGAAGCCGCCGCCGACCTGCATGGCCGGCGCGATCCGGTGGTCGATGGCGATGCGCGCCAGAAACTGCTCGCCGCCGCTCCCGGCATCGGCGCGGGCGCGCTGGCTCGAATCCAGGGTCACGACAGTGTCTGGGTCGATGCGGATGGCGGCCTGCTCGGTGATCCAGGCCTGGCTTTCCTCCGTCGCCGCCGATGCTGTCGACGCGCTCGCAGCGGCGAGGACAAGGGTAAGCAGTCGGGCGGCGCGCTTCATGACCGGTCCTTTGGAAAGGTGGCTGCGGCTTAATCGGGAAGCGGTCGCGACGCAATTGTCTGCGCCGAAGATGGCGAATCCGTCCGCCACCGGCTAAAG
This window encodes:
- a CDS encoding primosomal protein N', with amino-acid sequence MSSRARVLILNAALGPLDYRVPHGMTVQPGSIVVAPLGPRQLVGVVWEEASFPDVETVGDNRLRNLIELVDAPPLPEPLRRLIEWTADYYLSPPAAVLRMALSSMAALEGARTVIEYRATGAVPDRMTEQRAQALDRIGERQGLIRELAMIGGVSDAVIRGLIKQDIFEPVEVSVDTPFPMPDPDHAPPALSDAQRAAATTMADAVRAHDFAPFLLDGVTGSGKTEVYFEAIAAAIRADRQTLVLLPEIALTEPFLERFEKRFGTVPVNWHSGLRQSERRRAWRAIASGQAQVVVGARSALFLPYPNLGLIVVDEAHEASFKQEDGVHYHARDVAVMRGLIEKFPVILASATPAIETRHQVELGRYAEIKLPSRYGGAEMPQIEGVNLLTDPPERGRWIAPPLVKAIDETMEKGEQSLLFLNRRGYAPLTLCRHCGYRFQCPNCTAWMVEHRLTHRLACHHCGHVIPAPRRCPECKEEDSLVACGPGVERIADEVKALWPQARTAIATSDTLSSPARAADFVKSVEGGDVDIIVGTQLVTKGYHFPNLTLVGVIDADLGLEGGDLRAAERTFQQIVQVAGRAGRGEKPGKVFIQTRMPGSEVIQSLIEGDTERFYAVETENRRRANAPPFGRFAAIIISSEDADEAAQTARLIGKSAPLIDGMRVYGPAPAPLSVLRGRHRHRLLIHATRQVDVQAAIREWLGNLAWKSGTRVAVDVDPYSFM
- a CDS encoding DUF2490 domain-containing protein, producing the protein MKRAARLLTLVLAAASASTASAATEESQAWITEQAAIRIDPDTVVTLDSSQRARADAGSGGEQFLARIAIDHRIAPAMQVGGGFAYLKSEVDQELRLFQQLTLTKGIWTSRTRMEQRFFDNADEASWRLRQRVQAAVPVDRAKRWTVIAAAEIFFHLNRARASDRTGLATMRHQIGVRHPIARAIDAQLLYMRQQNFRDGRPDAVSHIPWLTLSWRL